ACGATCTTGAAGAGTGTATCTTAAAAACGCATAGCTAAAGCTTGGCTTACCGGTGTCATGCGTTTAGATCAGCTATATCGAAATTGTTACCCAGTTTTCTTACTGGTCATACTTTTTGCCCATTTCAGTggcatttggaaagaaaatttaaaaataagaacatcATCCTGGAGTCCTAAATACTTTGAATTAAGGGCAGTcattgtaaataaaattaacctTTACTTCCTGTAattaactgttttaaaatggtAACTGACCTGCGTGCTATTGCGACTCTTCAAATGACCAAATATGTTCTGTTTTCACTTTCCTCTGTCTTGCAGGCATACAGTTGTCCCATGTGGGCACCACATTCTTACTTGTACCCCCTGCACCAGGCCTATTTAGCTGCTTGTAGAATGTACCCGAACGTGTCGCTTCCTGTGTACCCGCACAGCCCCTGGTTCCAGGAGGCACCGCCAGCTCCGAGTGAGAACGAACCCGCACGGACAAACAGGCACTTCCCTGTCCAGAGTGAAGCCCGATCCAACGGCCAGATCCCGCAGGTTGATGGTAGGTCTCCGTCGCTGCCTCTCATGATACCTACGGCTCAGGTGTCAGAAAGTCAAGGACAGGTCTGTGTAGAATCGGAGAATCCAGTGCAAGCTCTTCACGCAAACTATGAGGAGTCCCTGAGAGGGAAAAATGTGTTCCCACAGCCACACTTTGGACACAATCACTTTCTGGGAGCTGTTCCAATAGcacctcctttctttcctcacttTTGGTATGGGTACCCGGTTCAGGGTTTCATTGAAAATTCAGTAGCGAGACCTAATGTCGTCATGTCACCTGAGGACAaggaggcagctgctggcacCTCTGCTGGCATGTACGTGGCTAAGGAATGCAGCCCTCCAGTTCCTGGaggaagctctgcagaacagctcCAGAGGACTGACAGCAGCAGCGGGTCCAACACTGTGCCGTTCCCTGCGGCTGGTGCAAGGAAACTCCAGGAAACTCCAAAGGAAACTCCAGCCAGGGCACCTCAGGTGGAGCAGActtctccttcagcttctctgGCTAAGCAGAAAACAGCGGGGCAGCGAAATCGTTCCCCGCAAACACCAGGGACCGAGAGGcagccagcagtgcccagcacccCGCCGGTCCTGCCAGAGCCACCGAAACATGAACTGAAACCCAGCATTCCCAGTCGTAAGGAGAAGAGTGACAAAGGTAGAGAGTCCAAGGGCACTGGCAGtcagcaggcagagagcagggcGCAGCAAACCAGGGAGGAGAGCTCTGAAGATGAGAGTGAAGTTTCTGACATGCTGCGAAGTGGGAGATCCAAGCAATTCTATAGCCAGACTTACGGAGGAGGCAGAAGGCCCAGGCTTGAGTGGGGTTACTCCAGCAGGGGAGGATACCAGTTCCAAAGAAACGAGGAAGCCTGGAAAGGGCCGCCTGGCAGAGGCAGAGATGATGGCTACCAGTATCAGCGGAACTTCAGAGGGAGGCCCTACCGCAACGACAGGAGAAGGGCAACGCTGGGAGATAGCCAGAGGGGGCACCAGACATAGAATGAGTGGGTAATTGAAACtgttaaaatgcagaaagagatTTAAAGTAGCAGTTGAAAATCTTCGTATTTCCTTTTAGTAAAGTTCAAGATATGTTGTTTAACTTTTGGCGAGTGAAGACAAGGAGGATGTGAACTCCTACCatgtgttttttggggggattaTAGAGTTTGTTTGGCTTAGTAATTTTTCCTAAATgtcaaagcaggaaaaaaaaataggtttagTGTTTGGTCTTACTTTCTCCCCCTACAAAGGTTTGAGTTTGTGATAGAAGATACGTACATTTACTGGAGTGACAAATGACAGCATTTGATGTGATCTAGATTCTAAAATTGACGGTAACATTGCACCAAAtagaaatgtatattttatCATACAATGCCTTAGTTCTGAACTGAGCTAAAGGAATTCTCAGCCTACTGCACTGTTGTCTTTGATGCTTCCAACCCAAAGGCCTTTcatctcaaaacc
The window above is part of the Strigops habroptila isolate Jane chromosome 7, bStrHab1.2.pri, whole genome shotgun sequence genome. Proteins encoded here:
- the LOC115610941 gene encoding OTU domain-containing protein 4-like; amino-acid sequence: MREETASGQQRWKSRRIKKNSQDESYPKDSSPLEQVKTDSPVLAEQVRNVCLISKFSSQEASDKGELHHSHNLTECLPSITPTPSPVFSEVHLPPAVPSVPAIVPAWPSEPATYGPAGIPAQIPASSLMPAPATGPDSIVSQAQVTSAPVAGVPVSLQAVNQPLMPLPQTLNPYQDPLYPGFPFSEKGERAVAPSYSLCSTGEDLPKDKNILRFFFNLGVKAYSCPMWAPHSYLYPLHQAYLAACRMYPNVSLPVYPHSPWFQEAPPAPSENEPARTNRHFPVQSEARSNGQIPQVDGRSPSLPLMIPTAQVSESQGQVCVESENPVQALHANYEESLRGKNVFPQPHFGHNHFLGAVPIAPPFFPHFWYGYPVQGFIENSVARPNVVMSPEDKEAAAGTSAGMYVAKECSPPVPGGSSAEQLQRTDSSSGSNTVPFPAAGARKLQETPKETPARAPQVEQTSPSASLAKQKTAGQRNRSPQTPGTERQPAVPSTPPVLPEPPKHELKPSIPSRKEKSDKGRESKGTGSQQAESRAQQTREESSEDESEVSDMLRSGRSKQFYSQTYGGGRRPRLEWGYSSRGGYQFQRNEEAWKGPPGRGRDDGYQYQRNFRGRPYRNDRRRATLGDSQRGHQT